One stretch of Halapricum desulfuricans DNA includes these proteins:
- a CDS encoding MvaI/BcnI family restriction endonuclease, with product MPEYDSFEEFVERLQEIESMGYIKTHRAGNTGIGKTLEDLLGIEENNIPGPDAAGVELKSARRNSGSMMTLFTKEPPRGSRELWASSLVEKYGYEDDNGRPALKITLHVDEFNNQGFRSITDEEGVHIEHEDDGVIATYPLDYLRNAYEEKFPEMVLVEADTQTIDGDEYFWFNEGYYLEGFNGEEFLNLIRESIIKIDLRMHLRDSGGARNHGTAFRIKDTSKLDRAFETRSQLIDGVGRDATVTEDPQQGLFEF from the coding sequence ATGCCCGAGTATGACAGTTTTGAGGAGTTTGTAGAACGGCTCCAAGAAATTGAATCGATGGGTTATATTAAAACACATAGAGCAGGAAATACTGGAATAGGGAAGACACTCGAAGATCTGCTGGGAATTGAAGAGAACAACATTCCCGGTCCCGATGCGGCTGGTGTCGAGTTGAAATCAGCTCGTCGAAATTCGGGGAGTATGATGACTTTGTTCACCAAAGAACCGCCCCGAGGGAGTCGTGAACTGTGGGCGTCATCGTTGGTGGAGAAATATGGCTATGAAGACGATAATGGACGACCCGCCTTGAAAATCACACTTCACGTCGATGAGTTCAACAATCAGGGGTTCCGTAGTATAACTGACGAGGAAGGAGTCCACATAGAACACGAAGATGACGGCGTGATTGCCACCTATCCGCTCGACTACCTTCGAAACGCATACGAGGAGAAATTCCCCGAGATGGTTCTTGTGGAAGCAGATACGCAAACCATTGACGGAGACGAATACTTCTGGTTCAACGAAGGGTACTATCTGGAAGGGTTTAACGGAGAAGAATTCTTAAACTTGATTCGAGAATCCATCATCAAGATCGACCTGCGGATGCACCTACGGGACTCAGGTGGTGCACGTAATCACGGAACGGCATTCAGGATCAAAGACACAAGTAAACTCGATAGAGCGTTCGAAACCCGTTCTCAACTTATCGATGGAGTCGGTCGAGACGCAACTGTTACTGAAGACCCACAGCAAGGACTCTTTGAGTTCTAG
- a CDS encoding DNA adenine methylase — MSASDGVDDLEDINWTFGGSDTQYLTHGLHNYPARMVPKIPDTLLGHYKDQGVIADGDLVYDPFSGSGTTAVEGRLHGLNAEGNDINPFAVMLSKAKSIPLERGGLNEARDALVDGLSSDLREVRDEYERAGKVKWLEMPDVRDGWFPEPQLHELTALRDRIDNIEDEFGRKYARFFRIVLSHTTRKVSYQRNGEYKRYRLSEEDRADHNPDVETIFTKKLKQNMEKMREYSNRVDHNLDTTIHYSDSRTAVEDVGESEADIVITSPPYGDHQTTVAYGQFSQDPALLTGTVTYDEMKDVDKTGLGGKYDVLEPLSDLEEYSPTLKATLDTLREKDGRADDAMDFFRDYYAVMEQVGEITKSGQPVAWVVANRTMSRVNIPTHLITRELCEHLGYEFDVNLPREIPNKTLPWENAPENVEGTKGDLMANENIVILRAP; from the coding sequence TTGTCAGCATCTGATGGCGTAGATGACTTAGAGGATATAAATTGGACGTTCGGGGGTAGTGACACGCAGTATCTCACGCATGGATTACACAACTATCCTGCTCGAATGGTTCCCAAAATTCCCGATACCCTTCTTGGGCACTACAAAGATCAGGGGGTGATTGCAGACGGAGATCTTGTATATGACCCATTCAGTGGGAGCGGAACAACTGCCGTAGAAGGAAGGCTTCACGGATTGAATGCTGAAGGAAACGATATCAATCCGTTTGCTGTGATGCTCTCTAAGGCGAAATCGATTCCATTGGAGCGTGGTGGCCTGAACGAAGCACGAGATGCTTTAGTTGATGGTCTTTCTTCTGACCTTCGAGAAGTTCGTGACGAGTATGAACGGGCTGGTAAAGTCAAGTGGTTAGAAATGCCAGATGTCCGAGATGGTTGGTTTCCTGAACCACAGCTCCACGAGTTGACCGCACTTCGAGACCGCATTGACAACATTGAGGACGAATTCGGTAGGAAGTACGCCCGTTTCTTCCGTATCGTCTTGTCGCACACGACTCGCAAGGTCTCCTACCAACGAAACGGTGAATACAAGCGTTACAGACTCTCCGAGGAAGACCGAGCCGATCACAATCCCGATGTAGAGACTATCTTCACGAAGAAACTGAAGCAGAATATGGAGAAAATGAGGGAGTACAGCAACCGCGTTGATCATAACCTAGATACGACTATCCATTACTCTGACTCCCGAACTGCCGTCGAGGATGTGGGGGAGAGTGAAGCCGATATCGTCATCACCTCGCCCCCATACGGCGACCACCAAACTACGGTCGCTTACGGTCAGTTCTCACAAGACCCCGCGTTGTTGACTGGAACGGTGACTTACGACGAGATGAAAGACGTGGACAAGACAGGACTCGGTGGAAAGTACGATGTCCTCGAACCACTCTCCGACCTCGAAGAATACTCGCCAACGCTAAAGGCAACGCTAGACACGCTACGGGAGAAGGACGGGCGCGCGGATGATGCGATGGACTTCTTCCGTGACTACTATGCTGTGATGGAGCAGGTCGGAGAAATCACGAAGAGTGGTCAGCCTGTTGCGTGGGTCGTTGCCAATCGGACGATGAGTCGAGTGAACATCCCGACGCATCTCATTACTCGGGAACTTTGTGAGCATCTCGGCTATGAGTTTGACGTGAATCTACCTCGGGAGATTCCCAATAAAACACTTCCATGGGAGAACGCTCCTGAGAACGTGGAAGGGACTAAGGGTGATCTAATGGCGAACGAAAACATCGTTATCCTTCGAGCGCCCTAG